Proteins co-encoded in one Candidatus Methylomirabilis sp. genomic window:
- a CDS encoding ABC transporter substrate-binding protein: MKVCQRWKRGASRWQPVVGILLGLLLVGTAPDAWTQEPRAGGTLTFAVAETPPSFDGHRETTFAMLHPTAPHYSTLLRFDPDEYPKIEGDVAESWTVSKDGLTYTFKIRRGIRFHDGSTLTARDVKVTYDKIIFPPEGVASARKASYAMVAEVAAPDAVTVVFRLKWTSASFLASLASPWNFIYKADLLAKDPKWYEKNIMGTGPFKFVEYVPGSHWVATRNPDYFVKGRPYLDGYRAVFIRDTAARVAAVRGGQALIEFRGFNPAAREDLARALGDKLAVQESPWVCNMTVAINNEKRPFDDVRVRRALSLAIDRWEGSKALSRISIMKPVGGLLRPGSPFAASDEELAKLAGFGHNIEAARAEARRLLKEAGVPEGFAFTLKNRNIKEPYEAVGVFVIDQWRRVGLNVTHLPQEGGPYFADFRAGNYETGIDFACDFMDEPDLQLYKFVSREKSPINYARYTDPVLNDLYEKQSRATDPKERLKLLRQFEQRVLDEKVYQFHVLWWQRIIPHWKKVQGWKITPSHYLNQDLRDVWLAAE, encoded by the coding sequence ATGAAAGTGTGTCAGCGGTGGAAGCGCGGGGCCAGCCGATGGCAGCCCGTCGTCGGGATCCTGCTGGGGCTCCTCCTCGTGGGCACGGCCCCGGATGCATGGACGCAGGAGCCGCGGGCCGGAGGGACCCTGACCTTCGCCGTTGCCGAGACCCCGCCCTCGTTCGATGGCCACCGGGAGACCACGTTCGCCATGCTGCACCCGACCGCGCCGCACTACAGCACCCTCCTCCGATTCGATCCGGACGAGTACCCGAAGATCGAGGGGGACGTGGCGGAGAGCTGGACGGTCTCCAAGGACGGCCTGACCTACACCTTCAAGATCCGGAGGGGGATCCGGTTCCACGACGGGAGCACCCTGACGGCCCGGGACGTGAAGGTCACCTACGACAAGATCATCTTCCCGCCCGAGGGGGTCGCCAGCGCGCGGAAGGCCTCCTATGCCATGGTTGCGGAGGTGGCGGCCCCGGATGCGGTGACCGTCGTCTTCCGGCTCAAGTGGACCTCCGCCTCCTTCCTGGCCAGCCTCGCCTCCCCCTGGAACTTCATCTACAAGGCGGACCTGCTGGCCAAGGACCCCAAGTGGTACGAGAAGAACATCATGGGAACGGGTCCCTTCAAGTTCGTGGAGTACGTCCCGGGCTCCCACTGGGTGGCCACGCGCAACCCGGACTACTTCGTCAAGGGGCGCCCCTACCTGGACGGCTACCGGGCCGTCTTCATCCGGGACACGGCGGCGCGCGTGGCGGCGGTCCGTGGCGGGCAGGCCCTCATCGAGTTCCGGGGGTTCAACCCGGCCGCCCGGGAGGATCTGGCCCGGGCCCTGGGGGACAAGCTCGCGGTCCAGGAGAGCCCCTGGGTCTGCAACATGACCGTGGCCATCAACAACGAGAAGAGGCCCTTCGATGACGTCCGGGTCCGCCGAGCGCTCTCGCTCGCGATCGACCGGTGGGAGGGCTCGAAGGCCCTCTCCCGGATCTCCATCATGAAGCCGGTGGGGGGCCTCCTGCGGCCCGGCTCGCCGTTCGCCGCCTCGGACGAGGAGCTGGCCAAGCTGGCCGGCTTCGGGCACAACATCGAGGCGGCCCGGGCGGAGGCCCGCCGTCTCCTCAAGGAAGCCGGGGTCCCCGAGGGGTTCGCCTTTACCTTGAAGAACCGGAACATCAAGGAGCCTTACGAGGCGGTCGGGGTCTTCGTCATTGACCAGTGGCGGCGGGTCGGCCTGAACGTGACCCACCTCCCGCAGGAGGGAGGCCCCTACTTCGCCGACTTCCGCGCCGGGAACTACGAGACGGGCATTGACTTCGCCTGCGACTTCATGGACGAGCCAGACCTGCAGCTCTACAAGTTCGTCAGCCGGGAGAAGAGCCCGATCAATTACGCGCGGTACACCGACCCGGTCCTGAACGACCTGTACGAGAAGCAGAGCCGCGCCACCGACCCGAAGGAGCGGCTCAAGCTCCTCCGGCAGTTCGAGCAGCGGGTCCTGGACGAGAAGGTCTACCAGTTCCACGTCCTCTGGTGGCAGCGGATCATCCCCCACTGGAAGAAGGTGCAGGGGTGGAAGATCACCCCGAGCCACTACCTGAACCAGGACCTGCGGGACGTCTGGCTGGCTGCGGAGTAG
- a CDS encoding oligopeptide/dipeptide ABC transporter ATP-binding protein, which produces MTEAPVSPDPRAQAPGPSEGSIPGAGGSRNRIILEVRNLKKYFPVTSGVLTQRIVGVIKAVDDVSFSVREGETLGLVGESGCGKTTTVRCILQLERPSGGEVLFEGKDLARVDEAELRALRRRIQVIFQDPYGSLNPRMTVGQIVGEPLTVHGLVASRGAGFARAAELLSVVGLSGNLADRYPHELSGGQRQRVGIARALALEPRLIVCDEPVSALDVSIQAQIINLLQGLQEEFGLTYLFVAHDLSVVRHISDRVVVMYLGKVMEIADRQALYEDPLHPYTKALLAAVPIPDPTLEATREHTVLRGEPPSPADPPAGCVFHPRCPLAIAECAQGIPPLREVRPGHWAACIRA; this is translated from the coding sequence ATGACCGAGGCGCCCGTGTCCCCCGACCCCCGCGCACAAGCCCCTGGGCCATCGGAAGGGTCCATCCCCGGGGCCGGGGGGTCGCGGAACCGGATCATCCTCGAGGTTCGGAACCTGAAGAAGTACTTCCCGGTCACGTCGGGCGTCCTCACGCAGCGGATCGTGGGGGTAATCAAGGCGGTGGACGACGTCAGCTTCTCCGTCCGCGAAGGGGAAACGCTAGGCCTGGTCGGGGAGTCGGGCTGCGGCAAGACCACCACCGTCCGGTGCATCCTCCAGCTCGAGCGGCCCTCAGGCGGCGAGGTGCTCTTCGAGGGGAAGGACTTGGCCCGGGTGGACGAGGCCGAGCTGCGGGCGCTCCGCCGAAGGATCCAGGTCATTTTCCAGGATCCCTATGGCTCCCTGAACCCCCGGATGACCGTGGGCCAGATCGTCGGGGAGCCCCTGACCGTCCACGGCCTGGTGGCCAGCCGGGGCGCGGGCTTCGCGCGGGCGGCGGAGCTCCTCTCGGTGGTCGGCCTGAGCGGGAATCTGGCGGACCGCTACCCCCATGAACTTTCCGGGGGCCAGCGACAGCGGGTCGGCATCGCCCGCGCCCTCGCGCTCGAGCCCCGCCTCATCGTCTGTGACGAGCCGGTCTCGGCCCTCGACGTCTCGATCCAGGCCCAGATCATCAACCTGCTGCAAGGCCTGCAGGAGGAATTCGGCCTCACGTACCTGTTCGTGGCCCACGACCTCAGCGTGGTGCGGCACATCAGTGACCGGGTGGTGGTGATGTACCTGGGCAAGGTCATGGAAATCGCCGACCGGCAGGCCCTCTACGAGGATCCGCTCCACCCGTACACCAAGGCCCTCCTGGCCGCGGTCCCGATCCCGGACCCCACGCTGGAGGCCACCCGGGAGCACACGGTTCTGAGGGGCGAGCCGCCCAGCCCGGCGGACCCGCCCGCCGGCTGCGTCTTCCACCCGCGCTGCCCCCTCGCCATCGCGGAGTGCGCCCAGGGAATTCCCCCGCTGCGGGAGGTCCGGCCGGGCCACTGGGCCGCCTGTATTCGGGCCTAA